A part of Streptomyces sp. NBC_01451 genomic DNA contains:
- a CDS encoding 3-hydroxybutyryl-CoA dehydrogenase: MAGRPLRPTSERDDVTDSPAGEISRVGVVGCGQMGAGIAEVCARSGLDVKVAETTGEALEFGRTRLFNSLSKAAERGKITEEERDGTLARLSFTTDLGEFADRDLVIEAVVENEQVKTEIFQVLDQVVTRPDAILASNTSSIPLVKLAVATSRPDQVVGIHFFNPAPVQRLVELIPALTTSEGTLARAQLFAEKALGKHAIRAQDRSGFVVNALLIPYLLSAIRMFESGMASREDIDNGMEMGCAHPMGPLKLSDLIGLDTVASVAFSMYEEYKEPLYAAPPLLQRMVDAGRLGRKSGSGFYTYP, translated from the coding sequence ATGGCCGGACGGCCACTGAGACCGACCAGTGAAAGGGACGATGTGACGGACAGCCCAGCGGGAGAGATCTCGCGCGTCGGAGTTGTGGGCTGCGGCCAGATGGGAGCGGGCATCGCCGAGGTGTGCGCCCGTTCCGGGCTGGACGTGAAGGTCGCCGAGACCACCGGCGAAGCACTGGAGTTCGGCCGCACCCGGCTGTTCAACTCCCTTTCCAAGGCGGCCGAACGCGGCAAGATCACCGAGGAGGAGCGGGACGGGACGCTGGCGCGGCTCAGCTTCACCACCGACCTCGGCGAGTTCGCCGACCGCGACCTGGTGATCGAGGCCGTCGTCGAGAACGAGCAGGTGAAGACCGAGATCTTCCAGGTGCTCGACCAGGTGGTGACCCGCCCGGACGCGATCCTCGCCTCCAACACCTCCTCGATCCCCCTGGTGAAGCTGGCCGTCGCCACCTCCCGGCCCGACCAGGTCGTCGGCATCCACTTCTTCAACCCGGCCCCGGTGCAGAGGCTCGTCGAGCTGATCCCGGCGCTCACCACCTCCGAGGGCACCCTCGCCCGCGCCCAGCTGTTCGCCGAGAAGGCCCTCGGCAAGCACGCGATCCGCGCCCAGGACCGCTCGGGCTTCGTGGTGAACGCCCTGCTGATCCCGTACCTGCTCTCCGCGATCCGGATGTTCGAGTCGGGCATGGCCAGCCGCGAGGACATCGACAACGGCATGGAGATGGGCTGCGCCCACCCGATGGGCCCCCTGAAGCTCTCCGACCTGATCGGCCTGGACACGGTCGCCTCGGTCGCGTTCAGCATGTACGAGGAGTACAAGGAGCCGCTGTACGCCGCTCCCCCGCTGCTCCAGCGCATGGTCGACGCGGGCCGGCTGGGCCGGAAGTCGGGCTCGGGCTTCTACACCTACCCGTAG
- a CDS encoding glycoside hydrolase family 10 protein produces MSGKARHARMSRRAFAVTALSTLVAGGAVAGAALAGAEPSRSNGKGRRTTRELRGMWLATVANRDWPSKQGLTAAQQRAELITHLDTAVSRRLNAVFFQVRPTADALWPSPYEPWSQVLTGTQGKDPGWDPLGTAVREAHARGLELHAWFNPYRVANHTDPSKLIASHPARRHPDWVVPYGGKLYYNPGLPEVRRFVQDAMLDAVRKYDIDGVHWDDYFYPYPVAGQTFDDDAEYAKYGGAFPDRASWRRDNIDRLVQETAARIKAVRPGADFGISPFGVWRNAATDPLGSDTRAGVQTYDDLYADTRKWVRQNWIDYICPQIYWNIGFAAADYGKLLPWWAGVAKGTGTKLYVGEALYKAGDPAQPAAWQDAAELSRHLTLAQGYPEAKGHVFFSAKEVGADRIGAMARVVADHYQQPAMPPR; encoded by the coding sequence ATGAGTGGGAAGGCGCGGCACGCGCGCATGTCACGGCGGGCGTTCGCGGTGACCGCCCTGTCGACGCTCGTGGCGGGCGGGGCGGTGGCGGGAGCCGCACTGGCCGGTGCGGAGCCGAGCCGGTCCAACGGCAAGGGCAGGCGGACGACGCGTGAACTGCGGGGCATGTGGCTGGCGACGGTCGCCAACCGGGACTGGCCGTCGAAGCAGGGACTGACCGCCGCCCAGCAGCGCGCGGAGCTGATCACCCACCTCGACACGGCGGTGAGCCGCCGTCTCAACGCGGTGTTCTTCCAGGTCCGCCCGACCGCGGACGCCCTGTGGCCCTCGCCGTACGAGCCCTGGTCGCAGGTCCTCACCGGAACGCAGGGCAAGGACCCCGGCTGGGACCCGCTGGGCACGGCGGTCCGGGAGGCGCACGCCCGCGGTCTCGAACTCCACGCCTGGTTCAACCCGTACCGCGTCGCCAACCACACCGACCCCAGCAAGCTCATCGCCTCCCACCCGGCGCGCAGGCATCCGGACTGGGTGGTGCCGTACGGCGGCAAGCTGTACTACAACCCGGGTCTGCCCGAGGTCCGCCGCTTCGTCCAGGACGCCATGCTCGACGCGGTGCGCAAGTACGACATCGACGGCGTCCACTGGGACGACTACTTCTACCCGTACCCGGTCGCCGGCCAGACCTTCGATGACGACGCCGAGTACGCGAAGTACGGCGGCGCCTTCCCCGACCGGGCGTCCTGGCGGCGCGACAACATCGACAGACTGGTCCAGGAGACAGCCGCCCGCATCAAGGCCGTACGCCCCGGCGCCGACTTCGGGATCAGCCCCTTCGGCGTGTGGCGCAACGCGGCGACCGACCCGCTCGGCTCGGACACCCGGGCGGGTGTGCAGACGTACGACGACCTGTACGCGGACACCAGGAAATGGGTGCGGCAGAACTGGATCGACTACATCTGCCCGCAGATCTACTGGAACATCGGCTTCGCCGCCGCCGACTACGGCAAGCTGCTGCCCTGGTGGGCGGGGGTCGCGAAGGGTACCGGGACGAAGCTGTACGTCGGTGAGGCGCTGTACAAGGCGGGCGACCCGGCGCAGCCCGCGGCCTGGCAGGACGCCGCCGAGCTGTCCCGGCACCTGACCCTCGCCCAGGGCTATCCCGAGGCGAAGGGGCACGTCTTCTTCTCCGCCAAGGAGGTGGGCGCCGACCGGATCGGGGCCATGGCGCGAGTGGTCGCCGACCACTATCAGCAGCCGGCGATGCCCCCGCGCTGA
- a CDS encoding DUF1918 domain-containing protein, translated as MRATVGDQLVQHGRVVGQHDQVTEVVEVMGQEGTPPYRVRFPDGHEAVMSPGPDCQVRHKGEDR; from the coding sequence ATGCGCGCAACCGTGGGCGACCAGCTTGTCCAGCACGGCAGAGTGGTCGGCCAGCACGACCAGGTCACAGAAGTCGTCGAGGTCATGGGCCAGGAGGGCACTCCCCCGTACCGCGTCCGATTCCCGGACGGGCACGAGGCAGTGATGTCCCCCGGCCCCGACTGCCAGGTCCGCCACAAGGGCGAGGACCGTTAG
- a CDS encoding DMT family transporter, protein MRAYDSATAPKPIAVSRPAEAPGRPAPRSLSRRAGTLQAALGVTAFSLTFPATAWGLQGFGPWSLVAVRSVLAAVIAGGCLLALRVPLPARRHWAGLAVVAAGVVVGFPLLTTLALRTSTTAHAAVVVGLLPLTTALCSALRMGTRPSRTFWAAALAGAAAVLAFTVQQSGGALTSADAYLFGALVVCAAGYTEGGRLARIMPGWQVIGWALVLCLPLTVPAAALALSYEPVRLTAHSVVGLLWVAAGSQFLGLVVWYRGMAAIGVPKASQLQLAQPLLTLVWSVLLLGEQLTPAAPLTAAAVLVCIAVTQRARG, encoded by the coding sequence ATGAGAGCATACGATAGCGCTACCGCACCGAAGCCGATAGCGGTCAGCAGGCCGGCGGAAGCCCCGGGCCGGCCGGCCCCGCGGTCGCTGTCCCGCCGCGCCGGGACCCTCCAGGCCGCCCTCGGTGTCACCGCCTTCTCGCTCACCTTCCCGGCCACCGCCTGGGGACTTCAGGGCTTCGGCCCCTGGTCGCTGGTGGCCGTGCGGTCCGTACTGGCCGCGGTCATCGCGGGTGGCTGCCTGCTGGCGCTGCGCGTGCCGCTGCCCGCCCGCCGCCACTGGGCGGGGCTCGCGGTCGTCGCCGCCGGGGTCGTCGTGGGGTTTCCGCTCCTGACCACGCTCGCCCTTCGGACGTCGACCACCGCGCACGCCGCCGTCGTGGTCGGCCTGCTGCCGCTGACGACGGCCCTGTGCTCGGCGCTGCGCATGGGCACCCGCCCCTCGCGCACCTTCTGGGCGGCGGCCCTGGCAGGCGCGGCGGCCGTTCTCGCGTTCACCGTCCAGCAGAGCGGCGGCGCCCTGACCAGCGCGGACGCCTACCTCTTCGGCGCCCTGGTGGTCTGCGCGGCCGGCTACACCGAGGGTGGCCGGCTGGCCCGGATCATGCCGGGCTGGCAGGTCATCGGCTGGGCGCTGGTGCTGTGCCTGCCGCTCACGGTGCCCGCCGCCGCGCTGGCACTGTCGTACGAGCCCGTGCGGCTCACCGCGCACAGCGTGGTCGGGCTGCTGTGGGTGGCGGCGGGGTCACAGTTCCTCGGCCTGGTCGTCTGGTACCGGGGCATGGCGGCGATCGGTGTTCCGAAGGCCAGCCAGTTGCAGTTGGCGCAGCCCCTGCTCACACTGGTGTGGTCGGTCCTGCTGCTGGGCGAGCAGCTGACGCCGGCCGCTCCGCTGACGGCGGCGGCCGTGCTCGTCTGTATCGCCGTCACCCAGCGGGCCCGTGGCTGA
- a CDS encoding aminotransferase-like domain-containing protein, giving the protein MQERSSVGELANRLRQEVNRYSPGGKLPSSRVLVERFRVSPVTVSRALAQLAAEGLVVTRPGAGAYRAEARPASAPAGDTSWQEVALSADGAADLVPRTVDAAGVVVSLAAPPPGVIEFNGGYLHPSLQPERAMAAALSRAGRRPGAWGRPPLDGLPELREWFARGIGGAVTAAEVLITAGGQAALTTALRALAPPGAPVLVESPTYPGMLAIARAAGLRPVPVPVDADGVRPPLLADAFRATGARVFVCQPLFQNPTGAVLAPRRRAEVLRIAREAGAFVIEDDFVRRLVHEDAAPLPRPLAAEDPDGVVVHVGSLTKATSPSFRVSALAARGPVLERLRAIQIVDTFFVPRPLQEAALELVGSPAWPRHLRTVSAELRIRRDAMTSALLSTLPQLSLPHIPSGGYHLWLRLPDGTDDSALVAAALRAGVAITPGRPYFSAEPPAAHVRLSFAAVAGAEEIGEGVRRLRTACDEVLR; this is encoded by the coding sequence ATGCAAGAGCGTAGCAGTGTCGGTGAACTGGCGAATCGGCTGCGACAGGAGGTGAACCGCTACTCTCCCGGTGGAAAGCTGCCGTCGAGCCGGGTACTGGTGGAACGCTTCCGGGTGAGCCCGGTGACCGTCTCCCGGGCGCTCGCGCAACTGGCCGCCGAGGGCCTGGTCGTGACCCGCCCGGGGGCGGGCGCGTACCGCGCGGAGGCCCGCCCCGCGTCCGCCCCCGCCGGGGACACCTCCTGGCAGGAGGTCGCCCTGAGCGCGGACGGCGCCGCCGACCTCGTACCGCGCACGGTGGACGCCGCCGGTGTCGTCGTCTCGCTGGCCGCGCCGCCGCCCGGTGTGATCGAGTTCAACGGCGGCTATCTGCATCCCTCCCTCCAGCCGGAGCGCGCGATGGCGGCGGCCCTGTCGCGTGCCGGACGCCGGCCCGGTGCGTGGGGACGGCCGCCCCTGGACGGGCTGCCCGAGCTGCGCGAGTGGTTCGCGCGGGGCATCGGCGGTGCCGTCACGGCAGCCGAGGTGCTGATCACGGCGGGCGGCCAGGCGGCCCTGACGACAGCCCTGCGCGCCCTCGCGCCGCCCGGCGCCCCGGTGCTGGTCGAGTCGCCCACCTACCCCGGCATGCTGGCGATCGCCCGCGCGGCCGGTCTGCGCCCGGTGCCGGTCCCGGTCGACGCGGACGGGGTGCGTCCGCCGCTGCTGGCCGACGCGTTCCGGGCGACCGGCGCCCGGGTGTTCGTCTGCCAGCCGCTGTTCCAGAACCCGACCGGGGCCGTGCTCGCGCCGCGGCGGCGCGCGGAGGTGCTGCGGATCGCCCGCGAGGCCGGGGCCTTCGTGATCGAGGACGACTTCGTACGGCGGCTGGTGCACGAGGACGCGGCGCCGCTGCCGCGTCCGCTCGCGGCGGAGGACCCCGACGGTGTGGTCGTCCACGTCGGCTCGCTCACCAAGGCGACCTCGCCGAGCTTCCGGGTGAGCGCGCTCGCGGCCCGGGGCCCGGTACTGGAACGGCTGCGCGCCATCCAGATCGTCGACACCTTCTTCGTCCCGAGGCCGTTGCAGGAGGCGGCCCTGGAACTCGTGGGCTCACCGGCCTGGCCCCGCCATCTCCGGACGGTGTCGGCGGAGTTGAGGATCCGCCGGGACGCCATGACATCCGCGCTGCTGAGCACCCTTCCCCAACTGTCCCTGCCCCACATCCCCTCGGGCGGCTACCACCTCTGGCTCCGCCTCCCCGACGGCACCGACGACTCGGCACTCGTCGCGGCGGCCCTGCGGGCGGGCGTCGCGATCACCCCCGGCCGCCCCTACTTCAGCGCCGAACCCCCGGCCGCGCACGTGCGGTTGAGCTTCGCGGCGGTGGCCGGGGCGGAGGAGATCGGAGAAGGGGTGCGGAGGCTGCGTACAGCCTGCGACGAGGTGCTCCGATGA
- a CDS encoding GNAT family N-acetyltransferase yields MSDDVPALPEGYEISVDPARVDVERVHRWLSTDAYWALDRPREKFDEVIPHSLNFGVYAVTSGEQVAYARVVTDQGLFAWLCDVYVDPSVRGTGVGTAMVREVRDHLGALGVRRILLATHDAHGVYEKIGFRPLDKPDRWMALHFE; encoded by the coding sequence ATGAGCGACGACGTGCCCGCCCTCCCCGAGGGCTACGAGATCTCCGTCGACCCCGCCCGGGTCGATGTCGAGCGTGTTCACCGGTGGCTGTCGACCGACGCCTACTGGGCGCTGGACCGGCCCCGGGAGAAGTTCGACGAGGTGATCCCGCACTCGCTCAACTTCGGGGTGTACGCGGTGACTTCGGGGGAGCAGGTGGCGTACGCGCGCGTGGTGACGGACCAGGGGCTGTTCGCGTGGCTGTGCGATGTGTACGTGGACCCGTCGGTGCGGGGCACGGGCGTCGGTACGGCGATGGTGCGCGAGGTGCGCGATCATCTCGGGGCGCTCGGGGTGCGCCGCATCCTGCTCGCCACGCACGACGCGCACGGCGTCTACGAGAAGATCGGATTCCGGCCGCTCGACAAGCCCGACCGCTGGATGGCGCTCCACTTCGAGTGA
- a CDS encoding histidine phosphatase family protein produces MQLRVTFVAAARSSPLLAERFDDDRPLDQAGWEEVQRAAQDLVPLAAAELRYCSPTPRSRATGDALGYGPLVQLALRDCDMGRWRGLTLGEAMAREPESVDAWLADPSATPHGGESLRDFISRVGGWLDTRPADDNGRIVAVAEPSVVRAALVYALKAPPSTYWNLDVRPLSTTVVTGRTGRWNLRFEGALPQPARG; encoded by the coding sequence ATGCAACTTCGGGTCACGTTCGTCGCCGCCGCGCGCAGCTCCCCGCTGCTCGCCGAGCGCTTCGACGACGACCGGCCGCTGGACCAGGCGGGCTGGGAAGAGGTGCAGCGCGCCGCCCAGGACCTGGTGCCGCTGGCGGCGGCCGAGCTGCGCTACTGCTCGCCGACTCCCCGCAGCCGGGCCACCGGTGACGCGCTCGGCTACGGGCCCCTCGTCCAGCTGGCCCTGCGGGACTGTGACATGGGCCGGTGGCGCGGCCTCACCCTCGGTGAGGCGATGGCCCGGGAGCCCGAGTCCGTGGACGCCTGGCTCGCCGATCCGAGCGCCACGCCCCACGGTGGTGAGTCGCTGCGCGACTTCATCTCGCGCGTCGGCGGCTGGCTCGACACCCGGCCCGCCGACGACAACGGCCGGATCGTCGCCGTGGCCGAGCCGTCGGTCGTCCGGGCCGCCCTCGTCTACGCGCTCAAGGCACCGCCCTCGACCTACTGGAACCTCGACGTCCGCCCCTTGTCGACGACCGTCGTCACGGGCCGTACGGGCCGCTGGAACCTGCGCTTCGAGGGCGCGCTCCCTCAGCCGGCGCGTGGCTAG
- a CDS encoding DUF6314 family protein — MGEFRPVPDALRYLAGNWRLERSVRDRASADEGAFTGTATFSPLHGGCRGALLHHESGTFVWQGTARPAERTLHFLPGAAPGTADVRFADGRPFHGLDLTSGRWVTDHPCAADLYRGEFTVLDADRWRTVWRVAGPAKDLVLSTDYTRDAPPGG, encoded by the coding sequence GTGGGCGAGTTCCGGCCAGTGCCTGATGCGCTGCGGTATCTGGCGGGGAACTGGCGGCTGGAACGGTCTGTCCGGGATCGCGCGAGCGCGGACGAAGGGGCCTTCACCGGCACCGCGACGTTCAGCCCGTTGCACGGAGGGTGCCGAGGTGCCCTGCTGCACCACGAGTCCGGCACCTTCGTGTGGCAGGGCACCGCCCGCCCCGCCGAGCGGACGCTCCACTTCCTCCCGGGAGCCGCCCCGGGCACGGCGGACGTACGTTTCGCGGACGGCCGCCCGTTCCACGGCCTGGACCTGACCTCGGGCCGATGGGTGACCGACCACCCCTGCGCGGCCGATCTCTACCGAGGCGAGTTCACGGTCCTCGACGCCGACCGCTGGCGGACGGTGTGGCGGGTGGCGGGCCCCGCCAAGGACCTCGTCCTCAGCACCGACTACACACGCGACGCCCCACCGGGCGGCTAG
- a CDS encoding alpha-L-arabinofuranosidase C-terminal domain-containing protein: MSRTSTRWRLGLTATTALLVASAVVPVPAAAEDVTDYAITVDPATKGARIDDTMYGVFFEDINRAADGGLYAELVQNRSFEYSTADNRSYTPLTSWTVGGTAVTRNVDGRLNARNRTYLSLDAGSSVTNSGYNTGIRVESGRKYDFSVWARADQADALTLSLADAEGALAEVRQVAVKGGWAKYRARFTATRSSTAGRLTVATDGPVALDMVSLLPRDTFKGHGLRTDLAEKIAALDPGFVRFPGGCLVNTGSMEDYSEASDWARQRSYQWKDTVGPVEQRATNSNFWGYNQSYGLGYYEYFQFSEDIGAMPLPVVPALVTGCGQNRAVVDEALLKRHVQDTLDLIEFANGPVTSEWGRKRARMGHPEPFRLTHIEVGNEENLPNEFFARFTEFRTAIEAEYPDITVISNSGPDDSGSTFDTAWKLNRDANVDMVDEHYYNSTNWFLQNNDRYDSYDRNGPKVFLGEYASGGNTFKNALSEAAFMTGLERNADVVKLASYAPLLSNEDYVQWRPDMIWFNNHASWGSPSYEVQKLFMNNVGDRVVPTTATGTPSVSGPIAGAVGLSTWATTAAYDDVKVTGADGTALLSDDFSGDASRWTHTGGGSWAVQDGQYVQTDVAAENTMVSAGDPAWHDYDLHVKATKKSGREGFLVAFGVKDTGNYYWWNLGGWNNTLSAVEQATDGGKSTLVSKAGSIETGRAYDIDVKVRGRQVTLYLDGQEWGGFTDDKPAEPFRQIVTKDAKTGDLIVKVVNAQAAQARTAIDLGRVKVGSRAAVTTLAAAPDAVNSETATPVAPVRSTFTGVARKFTYTFPANSVTFLRIKKG; encoded by the coding sequence ATGTCACGCACAAGCACCCGCTGGAGACTAGGCCTTACGGCCACCACCGCACTCCTGGTGGCCTCGGCGGTCGTCCCCGTCCCGGCCGCCGCCGAGGACGTCACCGACTACGCCATCACCGTGGACCCGGCCACCAAGGGCGCCAGGATCGACGACACGATGTACGGCGTCTTCTTCGAGGACATCAACCGCGCCGCCGACGGCGGCCTGTACGCCGAACTCGTGCAGAACCGGTCCTTCGAGTACTCCACCGCGGACAACCGCTCGTACACGCCCCTCACCTCCTGGACCGTCGGCGGTACGGCGGTGACCCGGAACGTCGACGGGCGCCTGAACGCCCGCAACCGCACCTACCTCTCCCTGGATGCCGGCTCGTCCGTCACCAACTCCGGCTACAACACCGGGATCAGGGTCGAGAGCGGCAGGAAGTACGACTTCTCCGTCTGGGCCCGCGCCGACCAGGCCGACGCGCTCACCCTGTCCCTCGCCGACGCCGAGGGTGCCCTCGCCGAGGTCCGTCAGGTCGCGGTGAAGGGCGGCTGGGCCAAGTACCGGGCGCGGTTCACCGCGACCCGCTCCAGCACCGCCGGACGGCTGACGGTCGCCACGGACGGCCCCGTAGCCCTGGACATGGTTTCGCTGCTGCCCCGGGACACATTCAAGGGGCACGGGCTGCGCACGGACCTCGCCGAGAAGATCGCCGCGCTCGACCCCGGCTTCGTCCGCTTCCCGGGCGGCTGCCTGGTCAACACCGGCTCCATGGAGGACTACAGCGAGGCGTCCGACTGGGCGCGCCAGCGCTCGTACCAGTGGAAGGACACCGTCGGGCCGGTCGAGCAGCGCGCGACCAACTCCAACTTCTGGGGCTACAACCAGAGTTACGGACTCGGCTACTACGAGTACTTCCAGTTCTCCGAGGACATCGGCGCGATGCCGCTGCCCGTCGTCCCGGCACTGGTCACCGGCTGCGGGCAGAACAGGGCCGTGGTCGACGAGGCGCTCCTCAAGCGGCACGTGCAGGACACCCTCGACCTCATCGAGTTCGCCAACGGGCCGGTGACCAGCGAGTGGGGGCGCAAGCGGGCGCGGATGGGCCATCCCGAGCCCTTCCGTCTCACCCACATAGAGGTGGGCAACGAGGAGAACCTGCCCAACGAGTTCTTCGCCCGCTTCACGGAGTTCCGGACCGCGATCGAGGCCGAGTACCCGGACATCACCGTCATCTCCAACTCCGGCCCGGACGACAGTGGTTCGACCTTCGACACCGCCTGGAAGCTCAACCGGGACGCGAACGTCGACATGGTCGACGAGCACTACTACAACAGCACGAACTGGTTCCTCCAGAACAACGACCGCTACGACTCGTACGACAGGAACGGCCCCAAGGTCTTCCTCGGCGAGTACGCCTCCGGCGGCAACACCTTCAAGAACGCCCTCTCCGAGGCCGCGTTCATGACCGGGCTGGAGCGCAACGCGGACGTCGTCAAGCTCGCCTCGTACGCCCCGCTGCTCTCCAACGAGGACTACGTGCAGTGGCGCCCGGACATGATCTGGTTCAACAACCACGCGTCCTGGGGCTCGCCCTCGTACGAGGTGCAGAAGCTGTTCATGAACAACGTCGGCGACCGCGTGGTGCCCACCACCGCCACCGGCACGCCCTCGGTGAGCGGTCCGATCGCGGGCGCCGTCGGGCTGTCGACGTGGGCCACCACGGCGGCGTACGACGACGTGAAGGTCACCGGCGCGGACGGCACGGCGCTGCTGAGCGACGACTTCTCGGGTGACGCCTCCCGGTGGACCCATACGGGCGGCGGGAGTTGGGCGGTCCAGGACGGGCAGTACGTGCAGACGGACGTCGCCGCCGAGAACACGATGGTCTCCGCGGGCGACCCCGCCTGGCACGACTACGACCTGCATGTGAAGGCCACCAAGAAGTCCGGCAGGGAGGGCTTCCTCGTCGCCTTCGGTGTCAAGGACACCGGGAACTACTACTGGTGGAACCTGGGCGGCTGGAACAACACCCTGTCCGCCGTCGAACAGGCCACGGACGGCGGCAAGTCGACGCTCGTGTCCAAGGCCGGCTCGATCGAGACGGGTCGCGCGTACGACATCGACGTCAAGGTGCGGGGCCGGCAGGTCACCCTCTACCTCGACGGCCAGGAGTGGGGCGGCTTCACCGACGACAAGCCGGCCGAGCCGTTCCGCCAGATCGTCACGAAGGACGCGAAGACGGGGGACCTGATCGTCAAGGTCGTCAACGCCCAGGCGGCGCAGGCCCGTACGGCGATCGACCTCGGCAGGGTGAAGGTCGGGTCCAGGGCCGCGGTCACGACGCTGGCCGCCGCACCGGACGCGGTGAACAGCGAGACGGCGACACCGGTCGCGCCGGTGAGGTCGACGTTCACGGGCGTCGCGAGGAAGTTCACGTACACGTTCCCGGCGAACTCCGTCACCTTCCTGCGGATCAAGAAGGGGTGA